Proteins encoded in a region of the Mycolicibacterium duvalii genome:
- a CDS encoding TetR/AcrR family transcriptional regulator, whose protein sequence is MARTENAMAAVSSLEVRRARREGRDLTASILDVASGLLAEASYPGVTLPAVAARCGTSVAALLRQYPTKDVLIASIYLRRLQTLPLEVDTTGDVVDRLTAQVHLVANLFADHPHLGLACNIALMRNDDPGIVPVREAVSTEIRRRIAAALGSGAWPEINNTVETVICGALLQVGAGLLGYRQMIEHVEMMLRLLLPED, encoded by the coding sequence GTGGCCCGCACCGAGAACGCGATGGCAGCGGTGTCGTCGCTGGAGGTGCGCCGGGCGCGCCGCGAGGGGCGAGACCTGACGGCGTCGATCCTCGACGTCGCCAGTGGGCTGCTCGCGGAAGCCTCCTACCCGGGCGTCACCCTGCCCGCGGTCGCCGCCCGCTGCGGCACCTCGGTCGCTGCGCTGCTGAGGCAGTACCCCACCAAAGACGTGCTGATCGCCAGCATCTACCTGCGTCGGCTGCAAACGCTGCCGCTCGAGGTCGACACCACCGGCGATGTCGTGGACCGGCTTACCGCCCAGGTGCACTTGGTGGCCAACCTCTTCGCCGACCATCCGCATCTCGGCCTGGCCTGCAACATCGCGCTGATGCGCAACGACGACCCGGGCATCGTGCCGGTACGCGAGGCGGTGTCGACCGAGATCCGCCGACGGATCGCCGCCGCACTGGGATCCGGTGCGTGGCCCGAGATCAACAACACCGTCGAAACCGTGATCTGCGGGGCGCTGCTGCAAGTGGGTGCCGGCTTGCTGGGCTACCGGCAGATGATCGAACACGTCGAGATGATGCTGCGGCTGCTCCTGCCGGAGGACTGA
- a CDS encoding pyrimidine reductase family protein: MPQLRVVADLAELTGFYATPPSGVRANMIFSADGAAAFAGRAGPLSDPLDQALLRELRRFADVVLVGAGTARAEQYGPVRLREPGARGIPPIAVVSGTGALPDSLFADPAQRHILVTTERAVEQYRLAPDERRDVLVAGSDTVDVGAAVTELRRRGLNHILCEGGPTLLDEITAADLLDELCVTISPTLAGIQAVGHGGAALQTPRSMVLDHVLTHADYLYVKYSRPPVIASPPTVR; encoded by the coding sequence GTGCCGCAACTGCGCGTCGTCGCCGACCTCGCCGAACTGACCGGTTTCTACGCGACGCCGCCCTCCGGGGTGCGCGCCAACATGATCTTCTCGGCCGACGGCGCCGCGGCCTTCGCCGGCCGAGCCGGACCGCTGTCCGACCCACTCGACCAGGCACTGCTGCGCGAACTACGTCGCTTCGCCGATGTCGTGCTCGTCGGTGCGGGTACCGCCCGCGCCGAGCAGTACGGACCGGTGCGCCTGCGCGAACCCGGCGCCCGCGGCATCCCGCCGATCGCGGTGGTCAGCGGCACGGGAGCGCTTCCCGATTCGCTGTTCGCCGATCCGGCCCAGCGCCACATCCTCGTCACCACCGAACGCGCGGTCGAACAGTACCGTCTTGCTCCCGATGAGCGGCGCGACGTGCTGGTCGCCGGCTCGGACACCGTCGACGTCGGCGCCGCGGTCACCGAACTCCGCCGTCGCGGCCTGAATCACATTCTCTGCGAGGGTGGTCCGACGCTGCTGGACGAGATCACCGCGGCCGACCTACTCGACGAGCTGTGCGTGACCATCTCTCCGACATTGGCCGGCATCCAAGCGGTCGGCCACGGTGGTGCCGCGCTGCAGACCCCGCGGTCGATGGTGCTCGACCATGTGCTCACCCACGCCGACTACCTCTATGTGAAGTACTCGCGCCCGCCGGTCATTGCGTCGCCGCCGACGGTGCGCTGA
- a CDS encoding flavin reductase family protein, producing the protein MADFGSEPFEALVSLLDYPMFVVTTRAGDDRSGCLVGFASQTSINPSRFLIGLSKKNRTFRIARDATHLAVHVFARDHLDVPRLFGGETGDETDKFTRCAWHDGPEGVPVLDDAGAWFVGTIRDRFDVGDHVAHVLQPVAGRAPGEFSDWVTFADVRDLTPGHEA; encoded by the coding sequence ATGGCCGACTTTGGTTCCGAACCCTTCGAAGCGCTGGTGTCTCTGTTGGACTATCCGATGTTCGTGGTCACCACCCGCGCGGGCGACGATCGGTCCGGGTGCCTGGTCGGGTTCGCCAGCCAGACCAGCATCAACCCGTCGAGGTTCCTGATCGGCCTTTCCAAGAAGAATCGGACGTTCCGGATCGCCCGGGACGCCACCCATCTCGCGGTGCACGTCTTCGCCCGCGACCACCTCGACGTGCCTCGGTTGTTCGGCGGCGAAACCGGCGACGAGACAGACAAATTCACGCGTTGCGCATGGCACGACGGACCCGAGGGCGTCCCGGTCCTCGACGACGCCGGCGCTTGGTTCGTCGGTACGATCCGGGACCGTTTCGATGTCGGCGACCACGTCGCGCACGTCCTGCAGCCGGTGGCGGGCCGGGCCCCCGGCGAGTTCTCCGACTGGGTCACCTTCGCCGACGTCCGCGACCTGACCCCCGGCCACGAGGCGTGA
- a CDS encoding adenylate/guanylate cyclase domain-containing protein: MDRRRCQTAGLIALAILLLVSRRQLTSARRALNRRQRADDGAPRRRKPVGVAPLAVRAVTNTVQTADAIVRKGIGGQVRSSIEDIAGWARVERPDLAKITASGSVVLVFSDIEGSTQRNEAMGDRAWVQLLERHNRLIVRLVGEHHGFVVKNQGDGFMIAFARPLDALRCCVAVQRALASDGPRWDDIRVRMGAHVGTSVRRGEDLFGLDVALAARIADLADGGQILVSAALRESLDCPDDMSFGEPRRAEFKGIQGAQTVYAVNA; encoded by the coding sequence GTGGATCGTCGTCGCTGTCAGACCGCCGGACTGATCGCGCTGGCGATCCTGTTGCTCGTGTCGCGGCGACAGCTGACCAGCGCGCGCCGCGCACTCAACCGCCGGCAGCGCGCCGACGACGGAGCGCCCCGACGGCGCAAGCCGGTCGGGGTCGCACCGCTGGCCGTGCGTGCGGTGACCAATACCGTGCAGACCGCCGACGCCATCGTTCGCAAGGGAATCGGCGGCCAGGTGCGCAGCTCGATCGAGGACATCGCCGGCTGGGCCCGCGTCGAGCGGCCGGACCTGGCGAAGATCACCGCGTCGGGATCGGTGGTGCTGGTCTTCTCCGACATCGAGGGCTCGACGCAGCGCAATGAGGCGATGGGTGACCGCGCCTGGGTGCAGCTGCTCGAAAGGCACAACCGGCTCATCGTGCGGCTCGTCGGCGAACACCACGGCTTCGTCGTCAAGAATCAGGGTGACGGCTTCATGATCGCGTTCGCCCGGCCGCTCGACGCGCTGCGGTGTTGCGTGGCGGTTCAGCGTGCACTGGCATCCGACGGGCCGCGGTGGGACGACATCCGGGTGCGGATGGGTGCACACGTCGGCACGTCGGTCCGGCGCGGGGAGGACCTCTTCGGCCTCGACGTGGCGCTGGCCGCGCGCATCGCCGACCTCGCCGACGGCGGGCAGATCCTGGTCAGCGCCGCACTGCGGGAGTCGCTCGACTGCCCGGACGACATGTCGTTCGGAGAGCCCCGACGGGCGGAATTCAAGGGCATTCAGGGGGCGCAGACTGTCTACGCGGTGAACGCGTGA
- a CDS encoding cupin domain-containing protein, producing MLSRCIGADPQEFAQSYWGRRPLFSPAASLPRDFSDLLSADAVDELLAERGVRAPFIRLAKDGSVLARDCYLGPAGFGAEVTDQVDPAKVLAQFAAGASIVLQGLHRLWPPVIDFVRALVDDLGHPVQANAYITPPSNRGFEPHYDVHDVFVLQTAGHKHWSVHAPVHVDPLPTQPWTDHRDAVAHRVADDDPVIDTVLAPGDALYLPRGWIHSARALDTVSVHLTVGVSATTRLDVIRALVDGLSAHQQFRASLPMATDPTDRDEMAATATKIIAELTETLRDGAPDLSDAVATRLAQQYAERTRPVAVRPLASLVAAEHADTVVVRWRRGLVATLERGDGRVRMRLPDRTIDFPDACADALAALQRGTVADAGDLPGLDAADGAVVIRRLLREAVLVPVDRS from the coding sequence ATGCTGAGTCGCTGCATCGGCGCCGACCCCCAGGAGTTCGCGCAGAGCTACTGGGGGAGGCGGCCGCTGTTCAGCCCGGCCGCCTCGCTGCCGCGCGACTTCTCGGATCTGTTGTCGGCCGACGCGGTCGACGAGTTGCTCGCCGAGCGCGGGGTCCGCGCGCCGTTCATCCGGCTTGCCAAGGACGGCAGCGTGCTGGCGCGCGACTGTTATCTCGGGCCGGCGGGCTTCGGTGCCGAGGTCACCGACCAGGTGGACCCGGCCAAGGTGCTTGCGCAGTTCGCGGCCGGTGCGTCGATCGTGCTGCAGGGTCTGCACCGGTTATGGCCTCCGGTGATCGACTTCGTGCGCGCACTGGTCGACGACCTCGGCCATCCCGTGCAGGCCAACGCTTACATCACGCCTCCGTCGAACCGGGGCTTCGAACCGCACTACGACGTACACGACGTGTTCGTGCTGCAGACCGCCGGACACAAACACTGGTCGGTGCACGCGCCCGTGCACGTCGATCCGCTGCCGACGCAGCCGTGGACCGACCACCGGGACGCGGTCGCGCACCGGGTCGCCGACGACGACCCGGTCATCGACACCGTACTCGCGCCGGGCGATGCGCTGTACCTGCCGCGGGGCTGGATCCATTCCGCCCGGGCGCTGGACACGGTGTCTGTGCACTTGACCGTCGGGGTGTCGGCGACCACCCGGCTCGACGTCATCCGCGCCCTCGTCGACGGGTTGTCCGCGCACCAGCAGTTCCGCGCGTCGCTGCCGATGGCCACCGACCCGACCGACCGAGACGAGATGGCCGCCACCGCAACGAAAATCATCGCCGAACTGACCGAGACCTTGCGGGACGGGGCGCCGGACCTGAGCGATGCCGTGGCCACCCGCCTGGCACAGCAGTACGCCGAGCGGACCCGTCCGGTGGCGGTGCGGCCGCTGGCGTCACTCGTCGCCGCCGAACACGCCGACACCGTGGTGGTCCGGTGGCGCCGCGGTCTGGTCGCAACTCTCGAACGCGGTGACGGGCGGGTGCGGATGCGCCTGCCGGACCGCACTATCGACTTTCCCGACGCGTGCGCCGATGCGCTGGCTGCGCTGCAGCGCGGGACCGTCGCCGACGCCGGCGACCTGCCCGGTCTGGATGCCGCCGACGGCGCCGTGGTGATCCGCCGCCTGCTGCGCGAAGCGGTTCTCGTCCCGGTGGATCGGTCATGA
- a CDS encoding sucrase ferredoxin: MTGAPKRTPCSDASLARQDPMHGTASAGNRWLLLELEGGWGPSAFLQSPNIIDPQLGRAVVRRAESAKMRIAAIRRHGRRSAAPRWRWYIADAEPGSEALHHGEVGDPRDYLELALDGSDGRRVDEPVVAVCAHGKHDQCCAVRGRAAVSAIAAAYPEITWECSHLGGDRFAATMLILPEGLCYGRVDSADGAALVARYLDGRLDTSFLRGRTSLPHAVQAAQHYARLHLGEDRIDALAPLDVHAGEGLRRVVLEHHAGPIEVTLRDKMSESLFSQCSATVAGPVRTFELVSLNQT, translated from the coding sequence ATGACCGGCGCGCCGAAGCGCACTCCGTGCAGCGACGCCTCGCTGGCGCGCCAGGACCCCATGCACGGCACCGCCTCCGCCGGAAATCGCTGGTTGCTTCTTGAACTCGAGGGTGGTTGGGGCCCTTCGGCTTTCCTGCAATCTCCCAACATCATCGACCCACAGCTGGGGCGGGCGGTGGTGCGACGTGCCGAATCCGCCAAGATGCGCATCGCTGCGATCCGCCGGCACGGCCGACGCTCCGCAGCACCGCGCTGGCGCTGGTATATCGCCGATGCCGAACCGGGTTCGGAGGCACTGCATCACGGTGAGGTCGGCGACCCGCGGGATTATCTGGAGCTGGCTCTCGACGGCTCCGACGGCCGACGTGTCGACGAGCCGGTGGTCGCGGTGTGCGCGCACGGCAAGCATGACCAGTGCTGCGCGGTGCGGGGCCGCGCCGCCGTCTCCGCGATCGCGGCCGCCTATCCGGAGATCACCTGGGAGTGTTCACATCTGGGCGGCGATCGGTTCGCCGCGACGATGCTGATCCTGCCCGAAGGCCTGTGTTACGGCCGGGTCGACTCCGCCGACGGGGCCGCTCTGGTTGCCCGGTATCTCGACGGACGGCTGGACACCAGCTTCCTGCGCGGCCGTACCTCGCTGCCGCACGCGGTGCAGGCGGCACAGCACTACGCGCGGTTGCACCTCGGTGAGGACCGCATCGACGCGCTCGCGCCCCTCGACGTGCACGCGGGGGAGGGGCTGCGACGGGTGGTGCTCGAGCACCACGCCGGTCCGATCGAGGTGACGTTGCGGGACAAGATGTCCGAGTCGCTGTTCTCGCAGTGCAGTGCGACGGTGGCCGGACCGGTCCGGACGTTCGAACTGGTGTCCCTGAATCAGACGTGA
- a CDS encoding NAD(P)H-dependent amine dehydrogenase family protein produces MESPQHAVILWGLGAVGRELATAIIDHRPDLRIVAARVYSGDKNGVDVGTLVGRDPVGVAATTDVEQILALDADCVLYTPRRTEIADVCALLASGKNVATTAFLFHPERSDRTDRDRLLDACRRGGSSVHGSGLNPGNLSGVLPLALSGMSRTIDKITLQERADWSVYDSTSITFDNMAFGRPVDEISPTANEFLAFNSALFSEQVWFLADALHADIDEVTASVDAVPAKDDHQIFDHVLRAGTTAGQRWQWRGQRSGETLIEIETLWTVGNEYPDHWPTPQHGWTLTIEGDPSMRTHFFSLASFRRAAGMEEHVRSANVATAMQILNAVPAVCAAPPGFATMANLPLIRSHTGFGHV; encoded by the coding sequence GTGGAATCCCCGCAGCACGCCGTCATCCTCTGGGGCCTGGGCGCCGTGGGCCGGGAGCTGGCCACCGCGATCATCGACCACCGACCCGACCTGCGCATCGTGGCCGCGCGGGTCTACTCCGGGGACAAGAACGGCGTCGACGTCGGGACGCTCGTCGGCCGTGACCCGGTGGGGGTCGCCGCGACCACCGACGTCGAGCAGATCCTCGCGCTGGACGCCGACTGTGTCCTCTACACGCCGCGCCGGACCGAGATCGCCGACGTCTGCGCCCTGCTCGCCAGCGGGAAAAACGTTGCGACGACGGCATTTCTGTTCCATCCCGAACGCAGCGACCGCACCGACCGCGACCGGCTGCTCGACGCCTGCCGCCGCGGCGGATCCAGCGTGCACGGCAGCGGACTGAACCCCGGGAACCTGTCCGGTGTACTGCCGTTGGCCCTGTCGGGCATGAGCCGCACCATCGACAAGATCACCCTGCAGGAGCGTGCCGACTGGTCGGTCTACGACAGCACGTCGATCACCTTCGACAACATGGCATTCGGGCGTCCTGTCGACGAGATCAGCCCGACGGCCAACGAGTTCCTGGCCTTCAACAGCGCCTTGTTCTCCGAGCAGGTGTGGTTTCTCGCCGACGCGCTGCACGCCGACATCGACGAGGTGACCGCGTCAGTCGATGCGGTGCCCGCCAAGGACGACCACCAGATCTTCGACCATGTGCTGCGGGCCGGCACCACCGCCGGGCAGCGTTGGCAGTGGCGCGGACAGCGTTCCGGGGAGACGCTGATCGAGATCGAGACTCTGTGGACGGTCGGCAACGAATATCCCGACCACTGGCCCACGCCGCAACACGGCTGGACGCTGACCATCGAGGGCGACCCGTCGATGCGGACCCACTTCTTCTCGCTGGCCAGTTTCCGCCGCGCGGCCGGCATGGAAGAGCACGTCCGCTCGGCCAATGTGGCCACGGCCATGCAGATCCTCAACGCCGTGCCGGCGGTGTGTGCGGCGCCGCCGGGGTTCGCGACCATGGCGAATCTGCCGCTGATCCGCAGCCATACCGGCTTCGGTCACGTCTGA
- a CDS encoding fused (3R)-hydroxyacyl-ACP dehydratase subunits HadA/HadB — MTAPAETSPLEARVGHHYQMAGTYLVGREKLREYARAVQDYHPAHWDVTAARELGYSDVIAPLTFTSAPGMQCNRRMFEEIVVGYDTYLQTEEVFEQHRPIVAGDELIIDVELSSVRRTAGRDFITVTNTYTDLHGERVHTLHTTVVGVTAEDIDAGVKTAVQNAMMHDMNILDIGGNDADYEKTIRPDGEIRISQGTLTRTPGTANFDDVQVGDELPIHHTRLSRGDLVNYAGVAGDANPIHWDEDIAKLAGLPDVIAHGMLTMGLGAGFVSRWSGDPGAVTRYAVRLSQPAVVSAREGADIEFSGKVKSLDPQTRSGVVLVGAKAGGKKIFGLATLHVRFR, encoded by the coding sequence ATGACTGCACCCGCAGAGACGTCGCCGCTCGAAGCCCGGGTCGGGCACCACTACCAGATGGCGGGCACCTATCTCGTCGGCCGTGAGAAGCTGCGCGAGTACGCCCGCGCGGTGCAGGACTACCACCCCGCGCACTGGGACGTCACCGCGGCCCGTGAACTGGGGTATTCCGACGTCATCGCGCCGCTGACGTTCACCTCGGCCCCCGGCATGCAGTGCAACCGGCGCATGTTCGAAGAGATCGTCGTCGGCTACGACACCTACCTGCAGACCGAGGAGGTGTTCGAGCAGCACCGCCCGATCGTGGCGGGCGACGAGCTGATCATCGACGTCGAGCTGTCCTCGGTGCGCCGCACGGCCGGCCGCGACTTCATCACCGTCACCAACACCTACACCGATCTGCACGGGGAGCGGGTGCACACGCTGCACACCACCGTCGTGGGGGTGACCGCCGAGGACATCGACGCCGGGGTCAAGACGGCCGTGCAAAACGCGATGATGCACGACATGAACATTCTCGACATCGGCGGCAACGACGCCGACTACGAGAAGACGATTCGCCCCGACGGCGAGATCAGGATCTCGCAGGGCACGCTGACCCGCACGCCGGGCACCGCGAACTTCGACGACGTGCAGGTCGGCGACGAGCTGCCGATCCACCACACCCGGCTCTCGCGCGGCGATCTGGTCAACTACGCCGGCGTCGCCGGTGACGCCAACCCGATCCACTGGGACGAGGACATCGCCAAGCTGGCCGGGCTGCCCGACGTGATCGCGCACGGCATGCTCACGATGGGGCTGGGCGCCGGCTTCGTATCGCGCTGGTCGGGCGACCCCGGCGCGGTCACCCGCTACGCGGTGCGGCTGTCCCAGCCGGCGGTGGTGTCGGCCAGGGAGGGTGCGGACATCGAGTTCAGCGGCAAGGTCAAATCCCTCGACCCACAGACCCGCAGCGGCGTCGTGCTGGTCGGCGCCAAAGCCGGCGGCAAGAAGATCTTCGGCCTGGCAACGCTGCACGTCCGCTTCCGCTGA
- a CDS encoding nitroreductase family deazaflavin-dependent oxidoreductase, which yields MSEQAELSPTDWVREQTQRILEQGTTDGVEVYDRPIVLFTTTGAQSGKKRYVPLMRVEENGRYLMVASKGGDPKHPAWYFNVKANPAVTVQDGERIFEGTARELDGDERQHWWELAVAAFPPYAEYQANTSRQIPIFVVE from the coding sequence GTGAGCGAACAAGCAGAGTTGAGTCCCACCGACTGGGTCCGCGAGCAGACCCAGCGCATCCTCGAGCAGGGCACCACCGACGGCGTCGAGGTCTACGACCGCCCCATCGTGTTGTTCACCACCACCGGCGCGCAGTCCGGCAAGAAGCGCTACGTGCCGTTGATGCGCGTCGAGGAGAACGGGCGCTACCTGATGGTGGCCTCCAAAGGCGGCGATCCCAAGCATCCGGCCTGGTACTTCAACGTGAAGGCCAACCCGGCGGTGACGGTCCAAGACGGCGAGCGGATCTTCGAGGGCACCGCCCGCGAACTCGACGGCGACGAGCGGCAGCACTGGTGGGAGCTGGCCGTCGCGGCGTTCCCTCCCTACGCCGAGTACCAGGCCAACACCTCCCGGCAGATCCCGATCTTCGTCGTCGAATAG
- a CDS encoding DUF309 domain-containing protein, whose protein sequence is MVERARDETGRPRNARPRDALGRPLPPGSDGVPRIPDDLHLSPSGFLASAQDLLDNGFAFHAHEVLEAAWKDRPSEERPLWQGLAQLAVGVTHIQRGNPAGASALLRRGCERLGEVARPAPHSVDVDGLVGWATDLIEALGSSADIAPTRLRRPLTTG, encoded by the coding sequence ATGGTCGAACGTGCCCGCGACGAGACCGGCCGGCCGCGTAACGCGCGCCCCCGCGATGCGCTGGGGCGGCCGCTTCCGCCGGGCAGCGACGGTGTGCCCAGGATCCCCGACGATCTGCACCTGTCACCCTCGGGGTTCCTCGCATCCGCCCAGGATCTCCTGGACAACGGCTTCGCGTTCCATGCCCACGAGGTGCTCGAGGCCGCGTGGAAGGATCGGCCATCCGAGGAGCGGCCGCTGTGGCAGGGGCTGGCGCAACTCGCCGTCGGGGTCACCCACATCCAGCGCGGCAACCCGGCCGGGGCGTCGGCGCTGCTGCGGCGCGGGTGCGAGCGGCTCGGTGAGGTCGCCCGGCCGGCGCCGCACTCCGTGGACGTCGACGGTTTGGTCGGCTGGGCGACAGACCTCATCGAGGCCCTCGGTTCGTCGGCGGACATCGCGCCGACGCGGCTGCGCCGGCCGCTCACGACGGGCTAA
- a CDS encoding ferredoxin encodes MRVHVDRDRCEGNAFCVKIAPQVFELDDDEYAIVVADPVPVDQEPAAEQAVADCPRAAITRSD; translated from the coding sequence ATGCGGGTGCACGTGGACCGCGATCGCTGTGAAGGCAACGCCTTCTGCGTCAAGATCGCGCCGCAGGTTTTCGAACTCGACGACGACGAATACGCGATCGTGGTCGCCGATCCGGTGCCGGTCGACCAGGAGCCGGCCGCGGAGCAGGCGGTCGCCGACTGCCCTCGCGCGGCGATCACCCGCAGCGATTAG
- a CDS encoding fatty acid--CoA ligase — protein sequence MYSTMQDVPLTVAAILRYAATVHGDRTVTTATGDGYRHATYRELGERAARLANALRRLGIDGDDRVATFMWNNQEHLEAYVAVPSMGAVLHTLNIRLFPEQLEFVAYEAEDRVVIADLSLTPVLAPVLGSMETVHTVIAVGEGDLAPLEASGKKVVRYDDVLAAESAEFDWPDIDEKSAAAMCYTSGTTGHPKGVVYGHRSSYLHSMAVCAGNGLGLSFSDKALPIVPMFHANAWGLPYAALMAGADLVLPDRFMTAERLVDLIETQRPTVAGAVPTIWNDVMHHLERNPGHDISSLRLVGCGGSAVPVSLMQVFEEKLGVQIRQLWGMTETSPVATLAWPPPGTPEDRHWQIRGTQGRPICGVEARIVDDEGAALPHDGEAVGELEVRGPWITGSYYRNTDESKFQSGWLRTGDVGRVDAQGYITLTDRAKDVIKSGGEWISSVELENHLIAHPAVREAAVVGVPDDRWQERPLAAVVVQDGAQADAAELRKFLSDKVARWWLPERWTFVDEIPRTSVGKYDKKVIRARYADDAYQVTELRDT from the coding sequence ATGTACAGCACGATGCAGGATGTTCCTCTGACCGTCGCGGCGATTCTGCGCTACGCGGCCACGGTGCACGGGGACCGCACGGTGACCACCGCAACCGGCGACGGTTACCGGCACGCCACCTACCGCGAACTCGGCGAGCGCGCGGCCCGCCTGGCCAACGCGCTGCGCCGGCTCGGGATCGACGGTGACGACCGGGTGGCCACGTTCATGTGGAACAACCAGGAACACCTCGAGGCCTACGTCGCGGTGCCCTCGATGGGCGCGGTACTGCACACCCTCAACATCCGGCTGTTCCCCGAACAGCTCGAGTTCGTTGCCTACGAAGCCGAAGATCGCGTGGTCATCGCCGACCTGTCGCTGACACCCGTGCTGGCGCCGGTGCTGGGGTCGATGGAGACCGTGCACACCGTGATCGCCGTCGGCGAGGGTGATCTGGCCCCGCTGGAGGCGTCGGGCAAAAAGGTGGTGCGCTACGACGACGTCCTCGCGGCCGAGTCCGCCGAGTTCGACTGGCCGGACATCGACGAGAAGTCGGCTGCAGCAATGTGTTACACCAGCGGCACCACCGGCCACCCCAAGGGGGTGGTCTACGGGCACCGCTCGAGCTACCTGCACTCGATGGCGGTGTGCGCGGGCAACGGTCTGGGCCTGAGCTTCTCCGACAAGGCGTTGCCGATCGTGCCGATGTTCCACGCCAACGCCTGGGGTCTGCCGTATGCCGCGCTGATGGCCGGCGCGGACCTGGTGCTGCCGGACCGGTTCATGACCGCCGAGCGCCTCGTCGACCTGATCGAGACGCAGCGGCCCACCGTCGCCGGCGCGGTACCCACGATCTGGAACGACGTCATGCACCACCTCGAACGCAATCCCGGCCATGACATCTCGTCGCTGCGGCTGGTCGGCTGCGGCGGATCGGCGGTCCCGGTGTCGCTGATGCAGGTGTTCGAGGAGAAGCTCGGCGTGCAGATCCGCCAGCTGTGGGGCATGACCGAGACCTCCCCGGTCGCGACACTGGCCTGGCCGCCGCCGGGCACCCCGGAGGACCGGCACTGGCAGATCCGCGGAACCCAGGGCCGACCCATCTGCGGGGTGGAGGCCCGCATCGTCGACGACGAGGGTGCCGCACTGCCCCACGACGGCGAGGCCGTCGGCGAACTGGAGGTCCGCGGCCCCTGGATCACCGGCTCCTACTACCGCAACACCGACGAGTCGAAGTTCCAGTCCGGGTGGCTGCGCACCGGCGACGTGGGCCGCGTCGACGCCCAGGGCTACATCACGCTGACCGACCGCGCCAAGGACGTCATCAAATCCGGCGGCGAATGGATCTCCTCGGTCGAACTGGAGAACCACCTCATCGCGCACCCGGCGGTGCGCGAAGCCGCCGTGGTCGGCGTACCCGATGACCGCTGGCAGGAACGTCCGCTCGCGGCTGTCGTCGTCCAGGACGGTGCCCAGGCCGACGCCGCTGAGCTGCGAAAGTTCCTCAGCGACAAGGTTGCTCGTTGGTGGCTGCCGGAACGCTGGACCTTCGTCGACGAGATCCCCCGCACCAGCGTGGGCAAATACGACAAGAAGGTGATCCGGGCGCGCTACGCCGACGACGCCTACCAGGTCACCGAACTGCGCGACACGTAG
- the otsB gene encoding trehalose-phosphatase gives MSSKVSDLPSVLADGSVERRLAGRRPAVFLDYDGVLTPIVDRPEDAVMSGDMRTTLRELAARCPVCIITGRDRTVAQQLMGLDDLVVAGSHGFDIWTPQQGSITDDRVSGYLDLIATVADRLRDEVGAIPGVQIEPKRASVAVHYRLVAAEHRDRIAESVQRLLAEHPDDVALTPGKMVYELKPNVDWDKGRAVLHLIDVLDLGSDDVVPLYLGDDITDEDAFRALRDKGIGIFVGCADDPEVGDRETAAQFVLGSVDEVRQFLTALGR, from the coding sequence ATGAGCAGCAAGGTGAGCGACCTGCCGTCGGTGCTCGCGGACGGTTCCGTCGAGCGCCGGCTGGCGGGGCGCAGGCCCGCGGTGTTCCTCGACTACGACGGAGTGCTGACACCGATCGTGGACCGCCCGGAGGACGCGGTGATGTCCGGTGACATGCGAACGACGCTGCGCGAACTCGCCGCACGCTGCCCGGTGTGCATCATCACCGGCCGGGACCGCACCGTGGCGCAGCAGTTGATGGGCCTCGACGATCTGGTCGTCGCCGGCAGCCACGGCTTCGACATCTGGACCCCGCAGCAGGGTTCGATCACCGACGACCGGGTCTCCGGCTATCTCGATCTGATCGCGACGGTGGCCGACCGGCTCCGCGACGAGGTCGGCGCGATTCCGGGCGTGCAGATCGAACCCAAGCGGGCCTCGGTGGCGGTGCACTATCGGCTCGTCGCCGCGGAGCATCGCGACCGCATCGCCGAGAGCGTGCAGCGCCTGCTCGCCGAGCACCCCGACGATGTCGCGCTCACCCCCGGGAAGATGGTCTACGAGCTCAAGCCGAACGTCGACTGGGACAAGGGCAGGGCGGTCCTGCATCTGATCGACGTGCTCGACCTCGGCAGCGACGACGTGGTGCCGCTGTATCTGGGCGATGACATCACCGACGAGGACGCCTTCCGGGCGTTGCGCGACAAGGGAATCGGAATCTTCGTCGGTTGTGCCGACGACCCCGAGGTCGGCGACCGCGAGACCGCTGCGCAGTTCGTGCTCGGCTCGGTCGATGAGGTCCGGCAGTTCCTGACCGCGCTGGGACGCTGA